A single window of Halodesulfovibrio marinisediminis DSM 17456 DNA harbors:
- a CDS encoding efflux RND transporter periplasmic adaptor subunit codes for MNKKKLLLILLLVCIALVFWWYLNPSKLVNNKREVTLYGQIDLRTVQLSFSEQEYIEQMYVDEGDVVKGGQVLAVLKKDRLAAQLQEAISRVEAQEEVVQRLTTGLRPQEVLQARAKVQAAEIQLKNAQALLRRVKTTTPSGASTRQSLDDAVTSVKLAQAELAIEKNGLSLAEEGYRKEDIAEAKATLKGLKASVDLLWVRMGELKLVAPVNGIIQNRIAELGELASPSRVAFTLAVTEPKWVRAYLPEPELGLVMEGMRASVYSDSFAEPFKGWVGFISPQAEFTPKRVETTELRTQLVYEVRVWVDDPDNRLKLGMPVTIALDTSSSVIPDADPKPDNGSRSQ; via the coding sequence ATGAATAAGAAAAAGCTGCTGTTGATCTTACTGCTTGTCTGCATCGCACTTGTGTTTTGGTGGTATTTAAATCCTTCCAAGCTGGTGAATAATAAAAGAGAAGTAACCCTCTACGGTCAGATTGACTTAAGAACTGTACAGCTGTCGTTCAGTGAGCAGGAATATATTGAACAAATGTACGTGGATGAGGGCGATGTCGTTAAGGGCGGGCAGGTGCTTGCTGTGCTTAAGAAAGATCGCCTCGCTGCTCAATTGCAGGAAGCAATTTCACGTGTGGAGGCGCAGGAAGAAGTTGTTCAGCGCCTTACAACAGGTTTGCGTCCGCAGGAGGTGTTGCAGGCTAGGGCAAAAGTTCAGGCTGCAGAGATTCAGTTGAAAAATGCACAGGCGTTGCTTCGTCGTGTGAAAACCACAACGCCTTCCGGCGCAAGTACACGTCAAAGCCTTGATGATGCCGTAACCTCGGTGAAGCTTGCTCAGGCGGAATTGGCGATTGAAAAAAACGGATTAAGCCTCGCTGAGGAAGGTTATCGCAAGGAAGATATTGCAGAGGCCAAAGCAACGTTGAAGGGATTGAAAGCATCTGTAGATTTGTTATGGGTTCGCATGGGTGAATTGAAGCTTGTTGCGCCAGTGAATGGCATTATTCAGAACCGCATTGCAGAGCTTGGTGAGCTTGCTTCCCCATCGCGTGTAGCATTTACCCTCGCTGTTACAGAACCTAAGTGGGTGCGCGCCTATTTACCGGAACCTGAACTTGGACTCGTGATGGAAGGTATGAGAGCTTCCGTATATTCGGACTCCTTTGCAGAGCCTTTCAAAGGCTGGGTTGGTTTTATTTCACCGCAGGCAGAATTTACGCCGAAGCGAGTGGAAACAACAGAGTTGCGAACACAGCTCGTATACGAAGTGCGGGTGTGGGTGGATGATCCAGATAACAGACTAAAATTGGGGATGCCTGTGACTATTGCTTTGGATACTTCTTCCTCAGTAATCCCTGATGCTGATCCGAAGCCAGACAACGGTTCCCGGAGCCAGTAA
- a CDS encoding ABC transporter permease, protein MAGLSYLRLRGFIRKELLQIKRDPSSILLGIVMPVVLLLIFGYGVSLEPNNVPIAIVVDSPSQVTQDLKARFQLSRYFSPVTVHSMSEAVQLMQTSEVDCIIHVRSNFLSLLLSRQEAPIQLILNGIDANRARIIEGYIQNAIGLWAQRAAMQAGVEYSPPIMIESRIWFNAAATSTYSLIPGLLTLIMTLIGTQLTALVIAREWERGTMEALLSTPIRSNEILLGKLVPYYGLGMIGMGFSILLGVFLFDVPLRGSVFLLFLLGSVFLLASLGFGLFISSAARIQFVAAMGSVLSAFLPAFFLSGLMFDLKSTPKAVQYISTIVPAKYFVTITQTLFLAGNVWSVLIPASLVLVLMSVVLLLIARKKLGRRLPQ, encoded by the coding sequence ATGGCAGGACTATCCTATTTACGGCTCCGTGGCTTTATCCGAAAGGAATTGCTGCAAATTAAGCGAGATCCCAGTAGCATTTTGTTGGGGATTGTTATGCCAGTGGTACTGTTGCTTATTTTTGGCTACGGCGTTTCCTTGGAGCCAAACAATGTGCCTATTGCGATTGTGGTCGATTCACCAAGTCAGGTGACGCAGGATTTGAAAGCACGTTTTCAGCTATCCCGTTACTTTTCGCCGGTGACTGTGCATTCCATGTCGGAAGCTGTTCAGCTTATGCAAACAAGTGAGGTGGACTGTATCATTCATGTCCGCTCAAATTTTTTATCGCTTTTGTTATCCCGACAAGAAGCACCCATTCAGCTTATTCTCAACGGAATAGATGCGAACAGGGCACGAATTATTGAAGGCTATATACAGAATGCCATAGGCTTGTGGGCGCAACGAGCTGCAATGCAAGCTGGTGTAGAGTATTCGCCTCCGATTATGATTGAATCGCGCATTTGGTTTAATGCAGCGGCAACTAGTACGTATTCTCTTATCCCCGGACTGCTGACACTGATTATGACGCTCATAGGCACGCAGTTAACCGCACTGGTTATTGCTCGAGAGTGGGAGCGGGGAACGATGGAAGCACTGTTAAGCACGCCTATCCGGTCAAACGAAATTCTTTTAGGAAAGTTGGTGCCGTACTATGGTCTTGGTATGATAGGCATGGGCTTTTCCATTCTTCTTGGAGTCTTCTTATTCGATGTTCCGCTTAGAGGTTCTGTCTTTCTTCTTTTTCTTCTGGGCAGTGTGTTTTTGCTCGCATCACTTGGGTTCGGGCTGTTTATTTCCTCTGCCGCTCGTATTCAATTTGTGGCGGCAATGGGGTCCGTTTTATCCGCATTCCTTCCGGCATTCTTTTTGTCCGGCCTCATGTTTGATTTAAAAAGTACGCCTAAAGCCGTTCAGTATATAAGTACCATTGTGCCGGCAAAGTACTTTGTAACCATTACGCAAACCTTATTCTTAGCTGGTAATGTCTGGTCTGTATTGATTCCGGCAAGCCTTGTGCTGGTTCTTATGAGTGTTGTCCTGTTGTTGATTGCACGCAAAAAGTTAGGACGTAGGTTGCCACAATGA
- a CDS encoding tetratricopeptide repeat protein, whose protein sequence is MTNTETTTENEGLEQITQLQKRAVEFAESGMMEEALEAAMICIGLQEEVAPENMLLRAKLIQNASRILLYTGDMDQAEAIANEGIQIMQTAEGTTADDMAHAFLNLSSILYAKKDLDNAALVLMEAINIWTTEKGHDSAEVADCLGNLGRLREEQGKPEEAIELHQQAIDIKKQVYGDHEQTAFSLMNKGLALMLAQQLPEAKTALEEAIECCKRIGQEDSEIAKACQQNLNICLEQMK, encoded by the coding sequence ATGACTAACACAGAGACAACTACTGAAAATGAAGGCTTGGAGCAGATTACTCAACTCCAGAAACGCGCTGTAGAGTTTGCTGAATCCGGTATGATGGAAGAAGCACTTGAGGCTGCAATGATCTGTATTGGATTGCAGGAAGAAGTTGCGCCTGAAAACATGCTTCTCAGAGCAAAGCTTATTCAGAATGCGAGCCGCATTTTATTATATACTGGTGACATGGATCAGGCAGAAGCCATTGCTAACGAAGGCATTCAAATTATGCAGACTGCAGAGGGCACTACTGCGGATGACATGGCACATGCATTCCTTAACCTTTCTTCCATTCTTTATGCGAAGAAAGATCTCGACAATGCAGCACTCGTGCTCATGGAAGCTATTAACATTTGGACAACTGAAAAGGGTCATGACAGCGCAGAAGTAGCTGACTGTCTTGGCAACCTCGGACGTCTGCGTGAAGAGCAGGGTAAACCTGAAGAAGCTATCGAACTGCATCAGCAGGCGATTGATATTAAAAAGCAGGTTTACGGTGACCACGAGCAGACCGCATTTTCACTCATGAACAAAGGTCTTGCGCTTATGCTTGCTCAACAGCTTCCAGAAGCAAAAACTGCGCTTGAAGAAGCTATTGAATGCTGTAAGCGTATTGGTCAGGAAGATTCTGAAATTGCTAAAGCATGTCAGCAAAACCTGAACATCTGCTTGGAGCAAATGAAATAG
- a CDS encoding ABC transporter permease gives MIEMLQRIWTLVVKEFMLILIDPKSRFVIIVPPMFQFVIFSYAATFDLQNVEYAVLDESKTEQSRTLLNHFNGSPHFELVHTLDTTAQIPELINTRKVRLVLHIPRDFADKIINHETAVIQIIADGRNSNVASVALGYVQEITQQYGTSLQTELLSSGLHTSLVSRAWFNRNLETRWYIVSSLGGIISMVIAMLLSALSVAREREFGTFDQLLVAPFQPYEILIGKAVPCVFFGLADAMILSLGASYWFDVPFRGTISALIVVLLAFLVAVVGVGLFISSMSVTMQQGLLGAFVFIMPSVLLGGFTTPISNMPEWLQTGTLINPLRYVVQALREIFLMGADLSVTWHFIWPLLLISAVTMPAAAVMFRLRTQ, from the coding sequence ATGATCGAAATGCTACAGCGGATTTGGACTCTCGTAGTCAAAGAATTTATGTTGATTCTGATTGATCCGAAGAGTCGGTTTGTCATCATCGTACCGCCGATGTTTCAGTTTGTTATCTTCAGCTACGCGGCTACATTTGATTTACAGAACGTGGAGTATGCCGTGTTGGATGAGTCGAAGACTGAGCAGTCCCGCACGTTGCTCAACCATTTTAATGGATCACCACATTTTGAACTGGTTCATACCTTAGATACCACAGCACAGATTCCAGAACTGATTAACACACGAAAAGTTCGTCTTGTGCTTCATATTCCACGAGATTTTGCAGACAAAATCATCAATCACGAAACGGCAGTCATTCAGATTATAGCAGATGGGCGAAATTCAAACGTTGCTTCTGTCGCACTTGGGTATGTTCAGGAAATTACGCAGCAATATGGTACATCCTTGCAGACAGAGCTTCTTTCATCTGGTCTGCATACCTCGCTTGTTAGCCGTGCATGGTTTAACAGGAACTTGGAAACACGTTGGTACATTGTTTCATCACTGGGTGGGATTATCAGTATGGTTATCGCCATGCTGCTATCAGCGCTTTCGGTAGCTCGTGAGCGAGAATTCGGTACGTTTGATCAGCTTCTTGTTGCACCGTTTCAGCCATATGAAATACTTATCGGCAAAGCTGTACCATGTGTTTTTTTTGGACTGGCTGACGCAATGATCTTGTCTCTAGGCGCTTCTTATTGGTTCGACGTACCGTTCAGAGGAACAATTTCAGCACTCATCGTTGTTCTTCTTGCCTTCTTGGTTGCAGTTGTAGGTGTGGGGCTATTTATTTCTTCCATGTCTGTAACCATGCAACAGGGGCTACTAGGAGCGTTCGTTTTCATCATGCCGTCGGTGCTTCTTGGGGGATTTACGACGCCCATAAGTAACATGCCCGAGTGGTTGCAGACAGGTACGCTCATCAATCCGCTCAGATATGTTGTTCAGGCGCTACGTGAGATTTTCCTCATGGGGGCAGATCTGTCCGTTACATGGCATTTTATCTGGCCGTTACTTTTAATATCTGCCGTCACCATGCCCGCCGCAGCTGTTATGTTCAGGCTTAGGACGCAGTAG
- a CDS encoding ATP-binding cassette domain-containing protein, whose translation MLIRSQTTVPGASNSMPMQEVQAGQPLLLAENIRVVFKPKSKRPIVALDDLSLSVEAGSVTGLVGPDGAGKTTCLRLAAGLLVPQSGSMTVLGYDVVQEADGMRSRIGYMPQQFGLYEDLTVQENLDLYADLQDVPMVARKEQFARLLDMTDLGEFTQRRAGQLSGGMKQKLGLACCLVKVPELLILDEPTVGVDPVSRRDIWRIVYQLVEEEGVGVVVSTAYLDEAERCNEVIVMHHGVKLAEGTPQSFYSRVEGRVFSIAPKAPQTARTLHGEMLQRGDVVDASIQSGVVRVVLSKDSPVRPQALLSEDKAHQEISKLDLEPVPPRFEDVFVDMLHQDGAAIEKPAEEKSVEIVHGLEKQVIARKEPAIVVSNLLKQFGAFTAVQNISFSVCRGEIFGLLGANGAGKTTTFRMLCGLLKASGGEINVAGNDMRTAPSRARSRIGYMAQKFSLYQQFTVKQNLRFYGKAYGLHRSHLQQRLDWALREFDMEDRKNAVTQSLPAGFKQRLAMAAAMLHEPEILFLDEPTSGADPLARREFWARINKFSREGVTVIVTTHFLEEAEYCDHMLIMAQGQQLAAGTPAQIRELAVSKETPDPTIEDAFIKLAGE comes from the coding sequence ATGCTGATCCGAAGCCAGACAACGGTTCCCGGAGCCAGTAACTCTATGCCGATGCAGGAAGTTCAGGCAGGGCAGCCGCTGTTATTGGCGGAGAATATCCGTGTTGTTTTCAAACCCAAAAGCAAGCGTCCTATTGTTGCGTTGGATGACTTGAGTCTGAGTGTAGAAGCGGGAAGCGTTACTGGGCTGGTGGGGCCGGATGGTGCAGGTAAAACAACCTGTCTGCGTCTTGCCGCAGGACTACTTGTTCCACAGTCCGGCAGTATGACTGTGCTTGGCTACGACGTAGTTCAAGAAGCAGACGGTATGCGTTCCAGAATTGGCTACATGCCTCAGCAGTTCGGGCTGTATGAAGATTTAACAGTTCAAGAAAATCTGGACTTGTATGCAGACTTGCAAGATGTGCCGATGGTAGCCCGAAAAGAGCAGTTTGCGCGTCTTCTGGATATGACTGATCTTGGAGAATTTACTCAACGACGTGCAGGGCAGCTCTCCGGCGGTATGAAGCAGAAGCTTGGGCTTGCGTGTTGTTTGGTAAAAGTGCCTGAGCTACTTATTTTAGACGAGCCGACAGTAGGTGTTGATCCTGTTTCGCGGCGCGACATCTGGCGCATTGTGTACCAGCTGGTTGAAGAAGAAGGCGTGGGGGTAGTTGTATCTACAGCGTATCTGGACGAAGCTGAACGCTGTAACGAAGTTATTGTTATGCATCATGGCGTTAAGTTGGCAGAAGGGACGCCGCAAAGTTTCTACAGCAGAGTTGAGGGACGTGTTTTTTCTATAGCACCAAAAGCTCCGCAAACCGCGCGCACGCTGCATGGCGAGATGTTGCAACGGGGTGATGTTGTGGATGCTTCTATTCAGTCCGGTGTGGTGCGAGTTGTTTTATCAAAAGACAGTCCTGTACGGCCTCAAGCACTACTTTCAGAGGACAAGGCTCACCAAGAGATTTCAAAATTAGACTTGGAGCCGGTGCCACCACGTTTTGAGGATGTCTTTGTAGATATGCTTCATCAGGACGGGGCTGCTATTGAGAAGCCCGCTGAGGAGAAGTCAGTTGAAATCGTGCATGGTCTGGAAAAACAGGTCATAGCGCGAAAAGAACCGGCTATTGTTGTGTCGAATCTGTTGAAGCAGTTCGGTGCATTTACAGCGGTGCAAAACATTTCTTTCTCCGTATGTCGGGGTGAAATCTTTGGGCTGCTTGGTGCCAACGGGGCGGGTAAGACCACCACATTCCGTATGCTGTGCGGGTTGTTAAAGGCTTCCGGTGGCGAAATCAATGTGGCTGGTAACGATATGCGTACGGCACCGTCAAGAGCACGGTCTCGTATCGGCTATATGGCGCAGAAATTTTCTCTCTATCAACAGTTTACGGTTAAGCAAAATTTGCGTTTTTACGGCAAAGCCTACGGCTTGCATCGTTCGCACTTACAACAGCGGCTGGATTGGGCGCTGCGTGAGTTTGATATGGAAGATCGTAAGAATGCGGTGACGCAGAGCCTGCCTGCTGGTTTTAAGCAACGGTTGGCAATGGCGGCTGCAATGTTGCACGAGCCGGAAATTTTGTTTTTGGATGAACCTACATCCGGTGCAGATCCGCTTGCGCGGCGCGAATTCTGGGCGAGAATTAACAAATTCTCCCGTGAGGGAGTAACAGTCATCGTCACTACGCATTTTCTGGAAGAGGCAGAATACTGTGACCATATGTTAATTATGGCACAGGGGCAGCAGCTTGCAGCGGGAACGCCTGCTCAAATTAGAGAACTGGCAGTAAGTAAAGAAACTCCTGATCCGACAATTGAGGATGCATTTATTAAACTAGCAGGTGAGTAG
- a CDS encoding DUF4875 domain-containing protein produces the protein MPMKFCTAIAVLLTLVIAQSCLAEVKEFKCVAVQSENVQKTNMRRMRAIVVVPEAHLLSKEDLVDTAKAAALDLHNQSKMQVIVVKLYPSKDYAEFFPQVLDMTYAPEAIGWDGKPAATWVGYIADKMPTEREMFRIRTWILEQSKNKQTILDRKQDLAKRMDIPVDDVFFPIFKLVPCFMENNG, from the coding sequence ATGCCTATGAAATTCTGTACTGCCATTGCTGTGTTGTTAACGTTAGTAATCGCACAAAGCTGTCTGGCAGAGGTTAAAGAGTTTAAGTGTGTTGCAGTGCAAAGTGAGAATGTTCAAAAGACAAATATGCGTCGCATGCGCGCAATCGTTGTGGTGCCGGAGGCTCATTTGCTTTCGAAAGAGGACTTGGTAGACACAGCGAAAGCCGCTGCGCTTGATCTGCATAATCAGAGTAAAATGCAGGTGATAGTAGTAAAGCTCTATCCTTCAAAAGATTATGCAGAGTTTTTCCCGCAGGTTCTGGATATGACCTATGCGCCGGAAGCAATTGGTTGGGACGGAAAGCCCGCCGCAACTTGGGTGGGATATATTGCAGACAAGATGCCGACAGAACGGGAAATGTTTCGTATTCGTACATGGATTCTGGAACAATCAAAAAACAAGCAGACTATTCTGGATCGCAAACAAGATCTTGCTAAAAGAATGGATATTCCTGTGGATGACGTATTCTTCCCGATCTTTAAACTTGTGCCGTGCTTTATGGAAAACAATGGATAA
- a CDS encoding efflux transporter outer membrane subunit, with protein sequence MKKQVVVEGVMKFVCLIFAAVALSGCWKVGPDYVAPDLSAFHGTKWKACTPMLQPESTAVHWWTQFNDAELERLVDTLLTQNFSLKIARARIIEARAQRGVSRADLLPKAYLGGYGLRTRAAEDAQGLIGVPGGIQTNLFAGAALASWELDLWGRVQRLVEAADSTIEANRAAYGDAAVSLVAELALAYVDLRTLESRIRILERKMLLLKQQAQLTGSRFNAGTGTRQDYLQAQTVVRQEKAQLHAFIQAKAVAENSIAVLLGMPPSEFSYAEGCQLAVPVVAGMDVPASLLSRRPDVRQAEQEYAAAVARIGAAEGERYPKISLGGVLSFQSTDFEKLLHADTLVYTFGAGIWAPVFTGGRIDAQVAVQESLAEQRKFQLQQTVVEAVAEVENSAVGIAETRRQVAELSCAMQELTQATALAGQLFAGGLASKDTVVARELEQIEIEDALVVASQQELGEVIHLYRALGGGWDVAQNNSKAVPTNDVERIGNGNSNAEVRADKELMNE encoded by the coding sequence ATGAAGAAACAAGTGGTTGTTGAAGGCGTTATGAAGTTTGTCTGTTTGATCTTTGCAGCAGTTGCGTTGAGTGGTTGTTGGAAGGTGGGACCAGACTACGTTGCACCGGATCTTTCGGCCTTCCACGGTACAAAGTGGAAGGCGTGCACTCCAATGCTGCAGCCGGAAAGTACAGCTGTTCACTGGTGGACGCAGTTTAACGATGCAGAATTGGAACGGCTGGTCGATACATTACTGACGCAGAATTTTTCTCTCAAGATAGCTCGTGCTCGGATAATTGAGGCGCGGGCGCAGCGCGGTGTAAGTCGTGCTGATTTACTGCCAAAGGCGTATCTGGGCGGCTATGGGCTCAGAACTCGTGCCGCGGAAGATGCTCAGGGACTTATTGGGGTGCCGGGTGGTATTCAGACAAACTTGTTTGCGGGTGCAGCCCTTGCAAGCTGGGAGCTCGATTTATGGGGGCGTGTACAACGCCTTGTTGAAGCTGCTGACAGTACTATTGAGGCAAACCGTGCAGCGTATGGGGATGCGGCTGTATCACTGGTGGCCGAACTTGCACTTGCCTATGTTGATTTGCGTACTCTGGAGTCTCGTATCCGGATATTAGAACGAAAAATGTTATTGCTGAAACAGCAAGCCCAACTAACTGGCTCGCGGTTTAACGCTGGAACGGGAACGCGTCAGGATTATTTGCAGGCACAAACCGTTGTCCGGCAGGAAAAAGCACAACTGCATGCATTTATTCAGGCAAAAGCGGTTGCAGAAAACAGTATTGCGGTGCTGCTGGGGATGCCGCCGAGTGAATTTTCCTATGCTGAGGGCTGTCAGCTTGCTGTACCTGTGGTTGCCGGTATGGATGTTCCGGCAAGCCTGCTTTCACGTAGACCGGATGTACGTCAGGCTGAGCAGGAATACGCCGCAGCTGTAGCCCGTATTGGTGCAGCAGAAGGAGAGCGTTACCCTAAAATTTCGTTGGGCGGTGTCTTAAGCTTCCAGTCGACTGATTTCGAAAAGCTGCTTCATGCAGACACTCTTGTATATACATTTGGTGCTGGCATTTGGGCTCCGGTTTTCACTGGTGGACGTATCGATGCACAGGTAGCAGTGCAGGAGTCTCTAGCAGAGCAGCGCAAGTTCCAGTTGCAGCAGACGGTTGTTGAAGCAGTTGCAGAAGTGGAAAACAGTGCTGTCGGCATTGCCGAAACAAGACGCCAGGTTGCGGAACTATCATGTGCTATGCAGGAGTTGACGCAGGCTACGGCTCTTGCCGGACAGCTGTTTGCGGGGGGACTTGCAAGCAAAGATACGGTTGTGGCGCGGGAGCTTGAACAGATAGAAATTGAAGATGCTCTTGTGGTTGCAAGTCAGCAGGAGCTTGGTGAGGTCATACATCTGTATCGGGCACTCGGCGGTGGCTGGGATGTGGCTCAGAATAATTCGAAGGCTGTGCCTACTAATGATGTGGAGCGCATAGGTAATGGAAACAGTAACGCAGAGGTTCGTGCTGATAAGGAGCTGATGAATGAATAA